In the genome of uncultured Fibrobacter sp., the window GCATGTCCTGGAGCAAATGCCGCACTTGATGCATTTTTCGTGATCAATCTGCAAGTCGAGCCCGTACATATCGAGCGCCATCTTGGGGCATGTCCCCACGCAGCCTGCACAGGCGAGGCAAATTTTTCTGTCGTGAACGAGAGTCTTCATTATGTGAGAATATAGCAAAAGAAGAATAATTCGGACTTCTGATTTCAGAATTCGGAATTAATACTTATAATCGCCGGTCAAACGCTTCAAGAAATCGTCGCGAATCAGGGGCTTGTCGAACAGGAACCCTTGGGCGTTCTTGCAGTTGATGCCCTTGAGGTAATCGGCCTGTTCCTGGGTTTCGACGCCTTCGGCAATTACATCCTTGTTGAGTTCCTGGGCCATTTTGACCACGTTCCTCAGAACGATTTCGTCGTGGGAATCTTCTTTACCGATATTGTTCAGCAGCGACTTGTCGATCTTGACGACGCTGATGTTGTAATCCTTGAGCACGTTCAGGGTCGAATAACCGGTGCCAAAGTCGTCGATGGCCACTCCGATACCGTTCTTGCGCATGATGTCGATGAACTTCTGCATGGCGATGGAATCGTCGAAATCGGAGACTTCGGTCAGTTCGATTTCAATGTACTTG includes:
- a CDS encoding 4Fe-4S binding protein gives rise to the protein MKTLVHDRKICLACAGCVGTCPKMALDMYGLDLQIDHEKCIKCGICSRTCPVGALKIVEVDDA